The Bacteroidales bacterium genome has a segment encoding these proteins:
- a CDS encoding carboxypeptidase regulatory-like domain-containing protein, with product MKNIYLTFLFGLLFCVATQAQEPLAIDLNGDIIPTEAIIARDLQPQTMESFAMVPEELRGEWSAHGPWGGNIRGFATDATNGMHVTVACGSSTGGNGGMWYSQDGGATWNSSNINNKIMYGVTAHPTQAGKFYAGGKNGIYESTDGGAAWNLIAYPSTTIIGIGLQTANPQLMVAGIASNQGVRYSPDGGTTWNNSNLAVGFMKDFAVSAANPSKMFLAVSGTTGSGLYTSVDGATWTAINPAASGECYGVYVDPANADFLLLGAQFGIFKSIDGGANWTQALSTSNFARGIVKYNNVFRTVVYGGDIYESTNNGDTWTAAASTFPEKTWQAVGVSAAGPLFGSWGSVIRGEGQQYVMSVEGLNNVYVHCIAYFADRNELWAGSEGSGIWRSTDMGLTWQNKSTGLQGWWAYGFAPTNDYNWQNGRMLVATNNGVFYSDDYGENWQVLHQTTTYYTGVMIHPDNADIMWVGGSTGPVEYTTDGGNTWNASAGLPFAFYPRFNMCENGSGGLRVLISYEQLGTETYYSDDLGANYTAATGFTGVSYFTDQSVRPAGALAQMVYQSTDKGIYKSADGAVYTQCPNLSGMAWSVLGTTGTDVYAGAGNGVFHSADEGQTWQPFNTGIEYMAIWDLAYGNTTDVIFAGTRGYSVYAYGLNIIPAVELPFTENFDGQELPAGWQNIDNATAGETWLFDNPGYRTFTGAGFDDNFAIIDSDFYGSSSGQDADLITPPINCSDADYVVLKFDQSFRQYQSSEGTVSVSSDGVNWTSVYEISSNSGYPDPAITVTLNISTAAAHISTVWVKWNYVGEYDYWWAIDNVQITDEPVTGLNPPQNLSATVVNTDVALAWEAPARVELQGYNAYRDGQKINTSLIPALAFVDVNVSAGTHIYTVTAVYNMGESVHSAPVQVTIGGETGKIQGFVRDAITNISITDAHVTATNSDNGAVATTTPFGSHYSMLLPAGTYTLTCSADGYQTSEAVQITVEVNQNTEHTFYLQPGDDETLTDLPAEGTAVIKIWPNPAAEQLVITNAKAGSIRIINQSGVVMMEMPIGCNDQAIDISHLSAGLYFVFIKTENGIDIQKLVKK from the coding sequence ATGAAAAACATTTACCTGACGTTTTTATTTGGTTTGCTGTTTTGCGTGGCTACGCAGGCACAAGAACCATTGGCTATCGACCTCAACGGCGACATCATCCCCACCGAGGCAATCATTGCCCGCGACCTGCAACCGCAAACTATGGAATCGTTTGCAATGGTGCCCGAAGAACTGCGCGGTGAATGGAGTGCGCATGGCCCGTGGGGTGGAAACATCCGTGGCTTTGCTACCGATGCCACCAATGGCATGCACGTAACGGTGGCTTGCGGAAGCTCCACCGGCGGAAATGGCGGAATGTGGTATTCGCAGGATGGCGGCGCCACCTGGAATTCTTCCAACATCAACAACAAGATTATGTACGGCGTGACCGCCCACCCCACGCAGGCGGGAAAATTCTATGCCGGCGGCAAAAATGGTATCTACGAATCGACGGACGGCGGGGCTGCCTGGAACCTGATCGCGTATCCATCCACGACCATCATCGGCATCGGCTTGCAGACGGCCAACCCACAGCTTATGGTTGCCGGCATAGCCTCCAACCAGGGCGTGCGTTATTCGCCTGACGGTGGCACGACATGGAACAACAGCAACCTGGCGGTAGGTTTTATGAAAGACTTTGCTGTTTCGGCGGCAAACCCATCAAAAATGTTTTTGGCAGTGTCGGGCACAACAGGCTCGGGGCTTTACACTTCCGTGGATGGCGCCACCTGGACAGCCATAAACCCGGCAGCTTCCGGCGAATGTTATGGCGTATATGTAGATCCCGCCAATGCTGATTTTCTGCTGCTGGGCGCTCAATTCGGAATTTTTAAATCTATCGACGGTGGCGCTAATTGGACACAGGCCTTGTCAACCAGCAATTTCGCCCGCGGCATTGTGAAATACAACAACGTTTTCAGAACCGTGGTGTATGGTGGTGATATTTACGAAAGTACCAACAACGGCGATACGTGGACAGCGGCGGCCAGCACTTTTCCGGAGAAAACCTGGCAGGCAGTTGGCGTCTCTGCGGCCGGACCGCTTTTTGGAAGCTGGGGCTCCGTTATCCGCGGCGAGGGGCAACAATATGTGATGAGCGTGGAAGGACTCAACAATGTGTATGTTCATTGCATTGCCTACTTTGCTGATCGCAACGAACTTTGGGCAGGCTCCGAGGGCAGCGGCATCTGGCGCTCGACAGATATGGGTCTGACCTGGCAAAACAAATCCACAGGCCTGCAGGGCTGGTGGGCTTATGGGTTTGCACCTACTAATGATTACAACTGGCAAAATGGTCGCATGCTCGTGGCCACCAACAATGGTGTGTTCTATAGCGATGATTATGGCGAAAACTGGCAGGTGCTGCACCAAACCACCACCTATTACACCGGAGTGATGATTCATCCCGACAACGCCGACATCATGTGGGTGGGCGGCTCTACCGGGCCAGTGGAATATACCACCGATGGCGGCAACACCTGGAATGCTTCGGCAGGATTGCCTTTTGCCTTTTATCCGCGCTTTAATATGTGTGAAAATGGCAGTGGTGGATTACGCGTGCTGATCAGCTACGAACAATTGGGCACCGAAACTTATTATTCGGATGATTTAGGCGCCAATTATACAGCAGCTACAGGATTTACGGGCGTGAGCTATTTCACGGATCAATCCGTTCGTCCGGCGGGAGCGTTGGCCCAAATGGTTTACCAATCGACAGACAAAGGAATTTATAAATCTGCCGACGGAGCCGTTTATACGCAATGTCCCAACCTTAGCGGAATGGCCTGGAGCGTGCTGGGCACCACGGGCACCGACGTTTATGCAGGGGCCGGCAACGGCGTATTTCACAGCGCCGACGAAGGACAAACCTGGCAGCCTTTTAATACAGGCATCGAATACATGGCGATATGGGATTTGGCTTATGGAAATACTACCGATGTGATTTTTGCCGGAACACGCGGCTACAGCGTTTATGCTTACGGTCTGAATATTATCCCTGCTGTTGAATTGCCTTTCACCGAAAATTTCGACGGCCAGGAACTCCCCGCTGGATGGCAAAATATTGATAATGCCACTGCCGGAGAAACATGGCTTTTCGACAATCCTGGCTACCGCACATTTACCGGCGCAGGGTTCGACGACAACTTTGCCATTATCGACAGCGATTTCTATGGCAGCAGTTCCGGACAGGATGCTGACCTGATTACACCTCCCATCAATTGCAGCGATGCCGATTATGTGGTTTTAAAATTTGATCAGTCATTCCGCCAGTACCAAAGTTCGGAAGGAACAGTTTCGGTAAGCAGCGACGGAGTAAACTGGACGAGTGTTTATGAGATATCATCCAATAGTGGCTATCCTGATCCCGCAATAACAGTTACGTTAAATATTTCGACTGCTGCTGCTCATATATCCACCGTTTGGGTTAAATGGAATTACGTGGGCGAATATGATTACTGGTGGGCCATCGACAATGTGCAGATAACCGATGAGCCGGTGACCGGACTTAATCCGCCTCAAAATCTATCGGCCACAGTTGTTAATACTGATGTAGCCCTGGCGTGGGAAGCTCCGGCAAGGGTTGAACTGCAAGGCTACAATGCTTATCGCGATGGTCAAAAGATTAATACATCCCTGATACCCGCGCTTGCTTTTGTGGATGTAAATGTATCTGCCGGAACACATATTTACACCGTCACAGCGGTTTACAATATGGGCGAGTCGGTTCACTCGGCGCCCGTTCAGGTAACCATTGGTGGTGAAACCGGAAAAATTCAGGGCTTTGTGCGCGATGCCATCACCAACATTTCCATAACCGATGCGCATGTTACTGCTACAAATAGCGACAACGGCGCTGTAGCCACTACCACTCCTTTTGGTTCGCACTATTCGATGCTACTGCCGGCAGGAACTTACACTCTGACCTGTTCGGCAGACGGTTACCAAACTTCTGAAGCTGTTCAGATAACTGTTGAAGTGAATCAAAATACTGAGCATACCTTTTATCTGCAACCCGGAGATGATGAAACGCTTACAGACCTGCCTGCCGAAGGGACTGCCGTCATAAAGATTTGGCCAAACCCTGCAGCTGAGCAATTGGTGATTACCAATGCAAAAGCGGGAAGCATACGCATCATCAACCAAAGCGGAGTTGTGATGATGGAGATGCCCATCGGCTGCAATGACCAAGCTATCGATATCAGCCATTTATCAGCAGGATTGTATTTTGTTTTTATTAAAACTGAAAATGGAATAGACATCCAAAAGCTGGTGAAAAAATAA
- a CDS encoding metallophosphoesterase, with product MNWKQLAVFLTVFFVIYLGISYYIFQNGLVAMRSFGSATAVTIYIIVFVLAVMMYPLVRIVGKWLPVKLSDALSLAGGMWFAAMLYFTLLLLAIDFVYLLAQWIEPAANYLDAHLAIINAVTFSIVILVVIIMIIYGYQNALRPKMQRLSLDLYKPIPGLRKLQLVFASDIHLGHIIGRHTLQRLVDAINAENPDLVLFPGDLVDEELQPVIDKDLGVIFEQLKSKYGVFAVTGNHEYIGGADKAVEYLTRHGIRFLRDEAVEIDSAFALAGREDASSSNFIGTKRKRLKEILSGINPQLPIIVMDHQPIALQEAADNGTCLQISGHTHHGQMWPLQAITRRVFRLSRGYMKIMNTHFYVSTGAGTWGPRVRIGNHPEVVSITLLSR from the coding sequence ATGAACTGGAAACAACTCGCGGTCTTCCTCACCGTCTTTTTTGTAATTTATCTGGGCATCAGCTATTACATTTTTCAAAATGGCCTGGTGGCGATGCGCTCTTTTGGGTCAGCAACCGCTGTAACTATTTATATCATCGTTTTTGTGCTGGCGGTGATGATGTATCCCCTTGTGCGCATTGTCGGCAAATGGCTACCCGTGAAGCTTTCGGATGCGCTGTCGTTGGCAGGCGGGATGTGGTTTGCCGCCATGCTTTACTTTACGCTGCTGCTGCTGGCTATTGATTTTGTTTATTTGCTGGCGCAATGGATTGAACCCGCGGCCAATTATCTGGATGCTCATTTGGCAATAATAAATGCCGTTACTTTTTCAATAGTTATTCTGGTGGTGATAATAATGATCATTTATGGTTATCAAAATGCACTTCGCCCGAAGATGCAGCGGCTCAGCCTCGATCTTTACAAACCTATCCCCGGACTGCGAAAGTTGCAGCTGGTCTTTGCTTCCGATATTCATCTGGGACACATTATCGGCAGACACACCCTGCAGCGACTGGTAGATGCTATCAATGCCGAAAATCCTGATCTTGTACTTTTCCCCGGCGACTTGGTGGATGAAGAGCTGCAGCCGGTAATCGACAAAGACCTGGGCGTGATCTTCGAACAGCTAAAATCCAAATACGGCGTCTTTGCCGTTACCGGGAATCACGAATACATCGGTGGCGCCGACAAAGCTGTAGAATATCTAACCAGACACGGCATCCGTTTTTTGCGTGATGAAGCTGTGGAAATCGACAGCGCTTTTGCTTTGGCCGGTCGCGAAGATGCCAGCAGCAGCAATTTCATCGGCACCAAAAGAAAAAGGTTAAAAGAAATCCTTTCGGGGATAAACCCACAACTTCCGATTATCGTGATGGATCATCAGCCCATCGCATTGCAGGAAGCTGCCGACAACGGCACCTGCCTTCAGATTTCCGGTCATACCCACCATGGCCAGATGTGGCCGCTGCAAGCCATCACCCGCCGCGTGTTCAGGCTGAGCCGCGGTTATATGAAAATTATGAACACCCATTTTTATGTCTCTACCGGCGCCGGTACTTGGGGGCCTCGCGTACGCATTGGCAACCACCCGGAGGTTGTTAGCATCACGCTTCTCAGCAGGTAA
- a CDS encoding C69 family dipeptidase — protein sequence MKTFRFLIISTLLFATPLFTSAQDKPDWEGGFPDGCTSITCGRVATADGSVITSHTDDSHRTRSWIDIMPPRTHPKGATQNMYKREPCDTLAMPTYSNIKVGEIPQIVSTHGYINTAYPCLNDHQLAVGESTFGGHDVLQSDNGLIDCQRLCQLMLERCTTARQAITMSGELLAEYGWNDYGECLTIADKTEVWHLEIVGPGKGNRGAIWVAQRVPDDHVGVNANASTIKEIDLENKDYFMASANIYTMAIDSGWWKKDEEPFRFCYAYAPESRTSLASRRREWRVFDLLAPSLKLDPYQENYPFSVKPDRPVEMSDLITVFKDYYEDTPFNFVKDLTVADDSGRMIISPLANPQMPYDMNKLFKINGGWGWRGERPIARWYTMYATIIQCRDWLPDEIGGVAWLAMDNVVTSIYIPVYGSVTDLPSPYKTPGRPNGYTMESAWWAFNRLGTLASQRWGDMRHDVDAVWNPWQQELLDNQKNIEQKALDAYNANNPEKTRQLLTEYTNEWGTRVVNQAWKLGDLLWTKYDEQF from the coding sequence ATGAAAACTTTTAGATTTCTGATTATCTCTACGTTGCTTTTTGCCACGCCATTGTTCACTTCAGCTCAGGATAAACCTGATTGGGAAGGCGGCTTTCCCGATGGCTGCACCTCCATCACCTGCGGACGCGTTGCCACTGCCGACGGCTCTGTGATTACTTCGCACACCGACGACAGCCACCGCACTCGTTCGTGGATCGACATTATGCCACCACGCACCCATCCCAAAGGCGCCACACAAAATATGTACAAGCGCGAACCCTGCGACACGCTGGCCATGCCCACTTATTCCAACATCAAAGTCGGTGAGATTCCGCAAATCGTCTCCACCCATGGCTACATCAACACAGCGTATCCTTGCCTGAACGACCATCAGTTGGCTGTCGGCGAATCCACTTTCGGCGGACACGATGTGCTGCAAAGCGACAACGGGCTTATCGACTGCCAGCGCCTTTGCCAGCTCATGCTCGAACGCTGCACCACTGCACGCCAGGCCATCACCATGAGCGGTGAACTGCTGGCCGAATATGGCTGGAACGATTATGGAGAATGTCTCACCATTGCCGACAAAACGGAAGTGTGGCATCTGGAGATTGTGGGTCCCGGCAAAGGAAACCGCGGCGCTATCTGGGTAGCGCAGCGCGTTCCCGACGATCATGTTGGCGTTAATGCCAACGCCAGCACCATCAAGGAAATTGATCTTGAAAACAAAGATTATTTTATGGCTTCGGCCAATATTTACACCATGGCCATCGACAGCGGCTGGTGGAAAAAAGACGAAGAGCCTTTCCGTTTTTGCTATGCCTATGCGCCCGAAAGTCGCACTTCGCTGGCTTCACGCCGCCGCGAATGGCGCGTTTTCGATTTGCTGGCACCCTCTTTAAAACTTGATCCTTACCAGGAGAACTATCCTTTTTCAGTAAAACCTGACCGCCCTGTTGAAATGAGCGACCTGATAACGGTTTTCAAAGATTATTACGAAGACACCCCTTTTAATTTTGTGAAAGACCTCACCGTTGCCGACGACTCCGGTCGGATGATCATCTCGCCGCTGGCCAATCCACAGATGCCCTACGATATGAACAAGCTTTTTAAAATAAACGGCGGCTGGGGCTGGCGTGGAGAACGCCCCATTGCGCGCTGGTACACCATGTACGCCACCATTATCCAGTGCCGCGACTGGCTGCCCGACGAGATTGGCGGAGTGGCATGGCTTGCCATGGACAACGTGGTTACCTCCATTTACATCCCCGTTTATGGTTCGGTTACGGATTTGCCTTCGCCATACAAAACCCCCGGACGTCCCAACGGCTATACCATGGAATCGGCCTGGTGGGCTTTTAACCGACTGGGCACGCTGGCATCACAGCGCTGGGGCGACATGCGCCACGACGTGGACGCAGTATGGAATCCCTGGCAGCAAGAACTTTTGGACAACCAGAAAAATATCGAACAAAAAGCCCTCGACGCTTACAACGCCAACAACCCCGAAAAAACCCGCCAACTGCTCACCGAATACACAAATGAGTGGGGAACACGCGTGGTAAATCAGGCCTGGAAACTTGGCGACCTGCTCTGGACGAAATATGACGAACAATTTTAA
- a CDS encoding M14 family zinc carboxypeptidase, whose product MNRRNIFFVFVLFALAACTRSGDAPETTEALLDLKFSESETVTYYEAIEYYTRLADRYAEAELLSYGVTDAGKPLHLFVMSVGGVFDPAKVHESGRAVVLINNGIHPGEPEGIDASLWFADDVLRNANGMRSLLDSVVVCIVPVYNVGGSLNRSAYHRTGQTSPHAGGHRGNAKNLDLNRDFVKMDTKNAKAFAEIFHTWNPDVFLDTHTTNGSDHQYVITLIEFQPDALPAALGAFYRDTFIPHLYEAMEQTDYPLIPYVSYLTESPKGGIALDLQQPHFSTGYVGLFNTLGFMTENHIYKDFDDRVRSVYDFLGVLTGFTASHSSTIRELRAEAAETITNQKEFTVQWSLDTSQRQMIRFRGYEDETGISPVTGLPRRGYNRQKPYDTLIPFYDHYVSALTVEAPEFYIVPSAWEEVTERLALNRVKMCRLAKDTALVAEYYKIINVASWPQQYNWHRYHSKVQLEKVRDTLMFYAGDYVIKMNQPANKYIVEMLEPEAEDSFFRWNFFDPCLESREYFSSYGFEENAMKYLDTNPDFKKQFEEAVKNDPALAASHRAQMGYIYENTEWADNRVNRYPVVRLNEAIQLPLVAE is encoded by the coding sequence ATGAATCGAAGGAATATCTTTTTTGTATTCGTTTTATTTGCCCTCGCTGCCTGCACGCGCTCCGGCGATGCTCCTGAAACTACCGAAGCACTGTTGGATTTGAAATTTAGCGAAAGCGAAACGGTGACTTATTACGAGGCCATCGAATATTATACGCGGCTGGCCGATCGTTACGCGGAAGCGGAATTATTAAGCTACGGCGTGACGGATGCCGGCAAGCCGCTGCATCTTTTTGTGATGTCGGTTGGCGGGGTTTTCGATCCTGCCAAAGTGCACGAAAGCGGTCGTGCAGTGGTGCTTATCAACAACGGCATTCATCCCGGCGAGCCTGAGGGTATCGATGCGAGCCTGTGGTTTGCCGATGATGTGCTGCGCAACGCCAACGGGATGCGCAGTCTGCTCGACAGTGTGGTGGTGTGTATCGTTCCGGTGTATAATGTGGGCGGCAGCCTCAACCGAAGTGCTTACCACCGCACCGGCCAGACTTCGCCGCATGCGGGTGGGCATCGCGGCAACGCCAAAAATCTCGATCTCAACCGCGACTTTGTGAAGATGGATACCAAAAATGCCAAGGCCTTTGCGGAGATTTTTCATACGTGGAATCCCGACGTCTTCCTTGATACGCACACCACCAATGGCTCCGATCATCAATATGTGATTACGCTCATCGAGTTTCAGCCCGACGCTTTGCCTGCGGCATTGGGAGCGTTTTACCGCGACACTTTTATCCCGCATCTTTACGAGGCCATGGAGCAAACCGATTACCCGCTGATTCCTTACGTCAGCTACCTTACGGAGTCGCCGAAGGGTGGCATTGCGCTCGATTTGCAGCAGCCACATTTTTCGACGGGTTATGTCGGGCTTTTTAATACGCTGGGCTTTATGACCGAGAACCATATTTACAAAGATTTTGATGACAGGGTGCGTTCGGTGTATGATTTCCTGGGAGTGTTAACAGGTTTTACCGCCAGCCACAGCAGCACCATCCGGGAGTTGCGTGCTGAAGCCGCCGAAACGATTACCAACCAAAAAGAATTCACGGTGCAATGGTCGCTCGACACTTCACAGCGGCAGATGATTCGCTTTCGTGGCTACGAGGACGAAACCGGTATAAGTCCGGTTACCGGATTGCCGCGGCGGGGCTACAACCGTCAGAAGCCTTACGACACACTCATCCCATTTTACGATCATTATGTGTCGGCACTTACCGTGGAAGCACCCGAATTTTACATCGTGCCGTCGGCCTGGGAGGAAGTTACCGAACGTCTTGCTCTTAACCGGGTGAAGATGTGCCGACTGGCCAAAGATACTGCGCTGGTGGCCGAATATTATAAAATTATAAATGTAGCGTCGTGGCCGCAGCAATACAACTGGCACCGCTATCATAGTAAGGTGCAGCTCGAGAAAGTGCGCGATACGCTGATGTTTTATGCCGGCGACTATGTGATAAAGATGAACCAGCCAGCCAACAAATACATTGTGGAGATGCTGGAGCCGGAAGCGGAAGATTCGTTTTTTAGATGGAATTTCTTTGATCCCTGCCTCGAAAGCCGCGAATACTTCTCGTCGTATGGCTTTGAAGAAAACGCCATGAAATACCTCGACACAAATCCTGATTTTAAAAAGCAATTTGAAGAAGCCGTAAAAAACGATCCTGCGCTGGCCGCCAGCCATCGTGCGCAGATGGGTTACATTTATGAAAATACCGAGTGGGCCGACAACCGCGTAAACCGCTATCCGGTGGTACGACTCAACGAAGCTATTCAATTGCCGCTGGTTGCGGAATAA
- a CDS encoding TetR/AcrR family transcriptional regulator, protein MASDFTPRQIEIIHAALALIAESGIQGMTIKNLARRIGFSESAVYRHYENKVGILLAILEYFDQNFEQLFASVLQSDTSVPEKLEALFMNLFGIFQATPSLVSVIFSEEFFRNEDILYKKVSGVMNQNLRQLTNFLAQGQANGEIRQDVQAKLLATIILGSVRLQVKQWQIMGYTTDIVAQGKELINTLKILLNTSSAKT, encoded by the coding sequence ATGGCTTCAGATTTTACACCACGTCAAATAGAGATAATCCACGCAGCACTCGCGCTTATTGCCGAAAGCGGCATCCAGGGAATGACCATTAAAAACCTGGCCCGCAGGATAGGCTTCTCCGAATCTGCTGTGTATCGCCATTATGAAAACAAAGTTGGCATCCTGCTAGCGATACTCGAATATTTTGACCAAAATTTCGAGCAGCTTTTTGCTTCTGTTCTCCAATCCGATACATCAGTTCCTGAAAAACTCGAAGCGCTTTTTATGAATCTTTTCGGGATATTTCAAGCTACCCCTTCGTTGGTTTCAGTGATTTTTTCGGAAGAGTTTTTTCGCAATGAAGACATCCTTTACAAAAAAGTTTCCGGTGTGATGAACCAAAATTTGCGACAGCTTACCAATTTTCTGGCGCAGGGTCAGGCCAATGGCGAAATCAGGCAGGATGTGCAGGCCAAACTACTGGCTACTATTATTCTGGGTTCTGTGCGCCTGCAGGTGAAGCAATGGCAAATTATGGGATATACCACCGACATCGTTGCGCAGGGGAAAGAACTTATCAATACTTTGAAAATATTACTAAACACTTCATCGGCAAAAACCTAA
- a CDS encoding MFS transporter — protein sequence MIKLKGNSSKGLTGTTLGFFFGFAAVALYGPTAIIFKEAMSLTPVELGLLIAVPTLTGSLLRIPFGAWVDTTGGKIPFLILMMLSVVGLGGVTLLLFTSYPDDMQGMYGLVLFFGMLSGCGIATFSVGIGQTSYWFPSSKQGMALGTYAGLGNLAPGIFSLVLPIFLTYYGFISAYFAWFLFLLLGTILYGFIGQDAYYFQYVRAGLSQSKAKGKASEKGQELFPTGGVKDSLINSAKVKNTWALVVLYFTTFGGFIALTAWFPTYWNEFQGFDPVKAGLFTAIFSILASAIRVPGGSIADRFGGERMVLLSMGVILVAAAMLSFAETVPMSMVAVVLLAAGMGVGNAAVFKLVPVYVPKAVGGAAGWIGGLGAFGGFALPPLMGAIAGKFGHIGYARGFIPFVALAVINLVIIWVMISNKNKQEHLTELL from the coding sequence ATGATAAAACTGAAAGGAAACAGCTCAAAAGGACTTACCGGCACCACGCTGGGATTTTTCTTCGGATTTGCGGCGGTAGCGCTCTATGGGCCAACCGCCATCATTTTTAAGGAAGCCATGTCGCTGACGCCGGTAGAACTGGGATTGCTTATCGCTGTGCCGACGCTCACCGGCTCGCTGCTGCGCATACCCTTTGGCGCCTGGGTGGACACTACCGGCGGCAAGATTCCCTTTTTGATTTTGATGATGCTTAGCGTTGTAGGTCTTGGTGGCGTTACGTTACTATTGTTTACGTCCTATCCCGACGACATGCAGGGAATGTACGGGCTGGTGTTGTTTTTTGGCATGCTGAGCGGCTGTGGTATCGCTACTTTCTCGGTAGGCATCGGGCAAACTTCCTACTGGTTTCCGAGCAGCAAGCAAGGCATGGCGCTGGGTACCTATGCCGGACTGGGAAATCTGGCGCCCGGCATTTTTTCGCTGGTGCTGCCCATATTCCTAACTTATTACGGCTTTATTTCGGCCTACTTTGCCTGGTTCCTGTTTCTGTTGTTGGGCACCATTTTGTATGGCTTTATCGGCCAGGATGCCTACTATTTTCAATATGTACGTGCCGGTTTATCCCAATCCAAGGCCAAAGGAAAAGCCAGCGAAAAGGGACAGGAGCTTTTCCCTACAGGGGGCGTAAAAGACAGTTTGATCAACTCAGCCAAAGTAAAAAATACCTGGGCGCTGGTGGTTTTATATTTCACCACCTTTGGCGGGTTTATCGCGCTTACAGCGTGGTTTCCCACTTATTGGAACGAGTTTCAGGGTTTTGATCCCGTAAAGGCAGGATTGTTTACAGCTATCTTTTCTATTTTGGCTTCGGCCATTCGTGTGCCGGGCGGAAGCATTGCCGACCGCTTTGGCGGCGAACGCATGGTGCTGCTCTCTATGGGCGTAATACTGGTGGCTGCGGCAATGCTCTCGTTTGCCGAAACGGTGCCAATGAGCATGGTTGCCGTGGTGCTGCTGGCCGCCGGGATGGGTGTGGGCAATGCGGCAGTGTTTAAGCTGGTGCCGGTGTATGTGCCCAAAGCAGTGGGCGGAGCTGCTGGATGGATCGGCGGGCTGGGCGCCTTTGGTGGGTTTGCCTTGCCGCCGCTAATGGGTGCTATCGCTGGCAAATTTGGCCATATTGGCTATGCCCGTGGCTTTATCCCCTTTGTGGCGCTTGCCGTTATCAACCTGGTGATTATTTGGGTAATGATTAGCAATAAAAACAAACAAGAACATCTGACGGAATTATTATAG